One Neoarius graeffei isolate fNeoGra1 chromosome 16, fNeoGra1.pri, whole genome shotgun sequence DNA segment encodes these proteins:
- the LOC132900273 gene encoding uncharacterized protein K02A2.6-like, translating into MEEVYVVKHLHAALLGRPAISKLELVAWLDSISIETLKTSYPKLCSGLGEVRQPYAIRLKPGAEPFSLKTPRRIPLLLMGKVKQELSRMESLGVISRVEDPTDWCTGIVVVLKKTGAVRICVDLTKLNESVCREKYILPSVKETLGKLAGVQIFSKLDANMGFWQIPLTEDSAKYTMFITPFGHYHFNRLPFGIASTPEHFQNRMVTEVTDGLQGVVCHMDDVLVWGRSQGEHDGRLHAVLERMQKVGITLNVEKCDLSKRVINFLGHVISSSGISPDPRKTEAITKMDEPRNVSELRSFLGMVNQLGKFIQQLAERDKPLRDLLSKKNCLVWDVEQVRAFQNLKDTLTSPPVLAIYDPNREIKVSADASSYGLGGVLLQEWEDVWKPVAYVSRSLTQTEQRYAQVEKEALGLTWACERFRNFLIGKHFLLETDHKLLLSLLGSQALDALPPHIQQFRMRLMRYLYNIANVPGKCICTADALSQTPVKSGATPEEEDFLEDTNIYADSVMNNLPASSTYLEELREQLKRDSVCARVMQLCVEGWPAHSITEPALKAYWADRAFLTVQTGLLLKGTRLVISSVMRNDVLARLHVGHQGVVKCRERARQSVWWPGLSQQLNELVLNCRMCCKERQNNKEPLMPSHYPDRPWQRLGADIFSLGSKTYLLVVDYASRYVEIAQLTPSRSTDVIVHLKSIFTHHGIPEKLVTDNGPQLSGMTFAAFAESYGFCHVTSSPLFPQSNGEAEHAVKTIKELLRKEANPYLALLSYRATPLQNGYSPSQLLMGRRLRTTVPTLPALLDPALPDSQAVAQKENLKRAMDAKYYNRRHRTHTLTDLSPGQEVWVTDKGTSGKVISNHTTPRSYLVDAPHGTVQRNRHHLIPMRTSPEQNSRGVQEQPSRDLSEESSTEPPLQTVSSPPSTPRTRSGRIVVRPTRLDL; encoded by the coding sequence ATGGAGGAGGTATACGTCGTCAAACACCTGCACGCAGCATTGCTTGGGAGGCCGGCTATCAGCAAGCTTGAGCTGGTGGCGTGGCTAGACAGCATTAGCATTGAGACTCTTAAAACGAGCTACCCGAAGCTGTGCAGTGGTTTGGGTGAGGTGCGCCAGCCATACGCCATTCGTCTCAAACCAGGGGCAGAGCCGTTTTCTCTCAAGACTCCCCGACGGATTCCACTTCTGTTAATGGGTAAAGTGAAGCAAGAGCTCTCACGCATGGAAAGTCTTGGAGTAATTAGCAGAGTGGAGGACCCGACAGACTGGTGCACTGGCATCGTTGTTGTGCTGAAGAAGACAGGTGCAGTGCGCATATGCGTCGACCTCACAAAGCTAAACGAGTCAGTGTGCAGAGAAAAGTACATACTTCCATCTGTGAAAGAAACACTGGGAAAGCTGGCAGGTGTGCAAATCTTCAGTAAGCTGGATGCCAATATGGGGTTCTGGCAAATACCCCTGACAGAAGATTCTGCGAAGTACACAATGTTTATAACCCCCTTCGGTCATTATCATTTTAACAGACTCCCGTTTGGAATTGCTTCCACACCAGAGCATTTCCAGAACAGAATGGTGACTGAGGTCACTGATGGTCTTCAAGGTGTCGTCTGCCACATGGACGATGTGCTCGTGTGGGGCCGGTCACAAGGAGAACATGATGGGCGACTGCATGCCGTGCTAGAGAGGATGCAAAAGGTGGGTATCACGCTAAATGTTGAAAAGTGTGACTTGTCAAAGCGGGTGATAAACTTTTTGGGACATGTAATCTCCAGCAGCGGAATCAGTCCAGACCCAAGGAAGACGGAAGCCATTACAAAAATGGATGAGCCGAGAAATGTGAGCGAGCTGAGGAGTTTTCTCGGCATGGTCAACCAACTGGGGAAGTTTATCCAGCAGCTGGCTGAGAGGGATAAACCTCTGCGAGATCTCCTCTCTAAGAAAAACTGCTTGGTGTGGGATGTCGAACAGGTCCGAGCTTTTCAAAACTTGAAGGACACACTGACAAGCCCACCAGTGTTGGCGATCTACGACCCGAACAGGGAGATCAAGGTGTCAGCAGACGCTTCTTCTTATGGCTTAGGTGGTGTTCTTCTCCAGGAGTGGGAGGATGTGTGGAAGCCAGTGGCCTATGTGTCGCGGTCACTCACACAGACAGAGCAGAGATACGCGCAGGTGGAGAAGGAGGCGTTAGGACTTACCTGGGCCTGTGAGAGGTTCCGGAATTTCCTGATTGGCAAGCACTTTCTGTTAGAAACAGACCACAAACTACTACTGAGCCTTCTGGGGTCTCAGGCATTGGATGCCCTTCCCCCGCATATTCAGCAGTTCCGCATGCGACTGATGCGTTACTTGTACAATATTGCTAATGTGCCAGGAAAGTGTATCTGCACAGCCGATGCATTGTCACAAACTCCAGTGAAGAGTGGAGCGACACCGGAGGAAGAGGATTTCCTTGAAGACACAAACATCTATGCAGACTCTGTTATGAACAATTTACCTGCAAGCTCTACTTACCTGGAGGAGTTGAGAGAACAGCTGAAAAGGGACAGTGTGTGTGCAAGAGTGATGCAGCTATGTGTGGAAGGCTGGCCAGCGCACAGCATTACGGAACCAGCACTGAAAGCCTATTGGGCAGACCGGGCATTTCTCACTGTTCAGACAGGACTCCTGCTGAAGGGAACCAGGCTCGTCATCTCGTCAGTGATGAGAAACGACGTTCTTGCCAGACTGCATGTCGGCCACCAGGGGGTGGTGAAGTGCAGAGAGCGTGCAAGACAGTCGGTGTGGTGGCCTGGCTTGAGTCAGCAGTTGAATGAGCTGGTCCTCAATTGCCGAATGTGCTGTAAAGAGAGACAGAACAACAAAGAGCCCCTTATGCCATCACACTATCCTGACAGACCATGGCAGAGATTGGGAGCTGACATTTTCTCACTGGGAAGCAAGACTTACCTGCTGGTGGTGGATTATGCTTCCAGGTATGTGGAGATTGCTCAGCTTACCCCATCTAGATCAACTGATGTCATAGTCCATCTGAAATCCATCTTCACCCACCATGGCATTCCAGAAAAACTGGTGACAGACAACGGGCCACAGCTCTCAGGGATGACCTTTGCGGCGTTTGCAGAGTCGTATGGCTTTTGCCATGTGACAAGCAGCCCATTATTTCCTCAGAGTAATGGAGAAGCAGAGCATGCAGTCaaaaccatcaaagagcttctgaGAAAAGAGGCTAACCCATACTTAGCTCTGCTTTCTTATAGGGCTACACCACTCCAGAACGGTTACAGTCCATCACAGCTCCTAATGGGGAGAAGACTTCGCACGACTGTGCCAACACTTCCTGCGCTGCTTGACCCTGCACTCCCTGACAGCCAGGCGGTAGCTCAAAAGGAAAATCTAAAGCGAGCTATGGATGCAAAATATTACAACAGGCGTCAccgcacacacaccctcactgatcTTTCACCTGGTCAAGAAGTGTGGGTGACAGATAAAGGGACATCGGGAAAGGTGATCAGCAACCACACCACTCCGCGTTCCTATCTCGTAGATGCGCCACATGGAACAGTGCAACGCAACCGGCATCACCTGATTCCCATGCGTACATCACCAGAACAGAACAGCAGAGGGGTGCAGGAGCAACCCTCTCGTGATCTCTCGGAGGAAAGTTCTACAGAGCCACCTTTACAGACTGTTTCCAGTCCACCATCTACTCCTAGAACAAGATCGGGAAGAATTGTGGTGAGACCAACAAGGTTGGACCTGTAA